The genomic interval CGACATGGCATCGCGCACGCTCGGGCGAAACGCCGGCCGCACGCTGACCCAGATCCACCTGCCGCTGATCCGGCCGATCCTGCTGTCCGCACTGCTGCTCGCCTTCGTCGACTGCATGAAGGAACTGCCGGCGACCATCCTGCTGCGCCCGTTCAACTTCGACACCCTGGCCACGACCGTGTTCGAAGCCGCCTCGCGCGAGGCGTTCGAGGACGCCGCCCTGCCGTCTCTGGCTATCATGCTCGTCGGCCTGCTGCCGGTGATCCTGCTGGCGCGCACCAGCGCAGCCTCGTTCCGCGACCGGGCGAGCGCGCGGACCGGCACTCCCGGCGCGCGAGCGCGCGTCGCCAGGGCATGACCCCGGTCATTGACAGGCGCGGCCCGAGGCGCCTCAATCGCCCAAAGGACCGCGACTCGGCAGGAGCCAGGGAATGGAGAAGAAGCATCAGATCAACGTCTGGTACGCGGTCGCCGCCGTGTTCCTGCTGCTCACCTTCCAGAGTTGGTGGACGGCCTACAAGACCATCGAGCCGATCCCCTACAGCCAGTTTGAGCAGTACCTGAAGGATCGGAAGATCGCCGAGATCGCGATCAAGGACAACACGATCGAGGGCAAGTTCCGCGAGCCGCAGGACGGCAAGGAGTATTTCATCACCACGCGGGTCGACCTGCCGCTGGCCGAACAGCTGACCCAGTACGACGTCAAGTTCACCGGCGTGATCCAGTCGACCTTCCTGCGCGACCTGCTGTCGTGGATCATTCCGGTGCTGTTCTTCTTCGGCCTGTGGATGTTCTTCATCCGCCGCATCGCCGAGAAGCAGGGCTTCGGCGGCATGATGACGGTCGGCAAGTCCAAGGCCAAGGTCTATGTCGAACGCGACATCAAGGTGAGCTTCAAGGACGTCGCCGGCGTCGACGAGGCCAAGCGCGAGTTGCAGGAACTGGTCGACTTCCTGCAGGACCCGGAGAACTACGGCCGGCTCGGCGCGCGGGTGCCCAAGGGCATCCTGCTGGTCGGCCCGCCGGGCACCGGCAAGACGCTGCTGGCGCGCGCGGTGGCCGGCGAGGCCGGCGTCGCGTTCTTCTCCATCTCGGGCTCTGAATTCGTCGAGATGTTCGTCGGTGTCGGCGCAGCGCGCGTGCGCGACCTGTTCGAGCAGGCCCGCAAGGCAGCCCCGGCGATCATCTTTATCGACGAACTGGACGCGCTGGGGCGCGCGCGCGGCGCCAACCCGATGATCGCAAACGACGAGAAGGAACAGACGCTCAACCAGCTGCTGGCCGAACTCGACGGCTTCGACCCCTCCGTCGGCATCATCCTGCTGGCGGCGACCAACCGGCCGGAAATCCTCGACCCGGCACTGCTGCGCGCGGGGCGCTTCGATCGGCAGGTGCTGGTCGACCGGCCGGACCGGAGCGGCCGGCGGGCGATCCTCGACGTTCACGTGAAAAAGATCAAGCTTGCGCCAGGGACCGATCTCGACCAGGTGGCTCAGATCACCGCCGGCTTTTCCGGTGCCGACCTCGCGACGCTGGTCAACGAAGCGGCGTTGCTGGCCACGCGCGCCGATGCCAAGGCAGTCAACCTATCGCATTTCACCGAGGCTGTGGAGCGGGTGGTCGCGGGGCTGGAAAAGCGCAGCCGGGTGCTCAACGACAAGGAGCGGCGCACGGTCGCCCATCACGAGATGGGCCATGCGCTGGTCGCC from Polymorphum gilvum SL003B-26A1 carries:
- the ftsH gene encoding ATP-dependent zinc metalloprotease FtsH, whose product is MEKKHQINVWYAVAAVFLLLTFQSWWTAYKTIEPIPYSQFEQYLKDRKIAEIAIKDNTIEGKFREPQDGKEYFITTRVDLPLAEQLTQYDVKFTGVIQSTFLRDLLSWIIPVLFFFGLWMFFIRRIAEKQGFGGMMTVGKSKAKVYVERDIKVSFKDVAGVDEAKRELQELVDFLQDPENYGRLGARVPKGILLVGPPGTGKTLLARAVAGEAGVAFFSISGSEFVEMFVGVGAARVRDLFEQARKAAPAIIFIDELDALGRARGANPMIANDEKEQTLNQLLAELDGFDPSVGIILLAATNRPEILDPALLRAGRFDRQVLVDRPDRSGRRAILDVHVKKIKLAPGTDLDQVAQITAGFSGADLATLVNEAALLATRADAKAVNLSHFTEAVERVVAGLEKRSRVLNDKERRTVAHHEMGHALVAANLTGVDPVHKVSIIPRGVGALGYTMQRPTEDRFLLTTEDLEHRMTVLMGGRAAEQLMFGEISTGASDDIERATEIAREMVMRYGMDDKLGNRVYAAPRQSFLNQPMGDVTDASQETAREIDLAVKERVEAAFRRAVDILTQHRKELEAGAALLLKQEVLTADDFPAIRPQTRRAAAE